In the genome of Caldalkalibacillus salinus, one region contains:
- the panB gene encoding 3-methyl-2-oxobutanoate hydroxymethyltransferase — translation MKKVTTKVLEDMKRNGEPISMITAYDYPTSKLVDEAGIDVILVGDSLGMVVLGYESTIPVTINDMLHHTKAVSRGNDRALLVTDLPFLTYHGSFDRTLDACQRLMQEGGATAVKLEGGAEHQETIRRLVSAGVPVMGHLGLTPQSVNQLGGYKVQGKDTQTAAKMIEDALALQEAGVFALVLECVPADLAEKLSAQLTIPTIGIGAGLHCDGQVLVFHDIVQYQSSVNPKFVKQYAQVGNQIQDAVSEYIQEVKTRQFPTSEHSFSINKDVITQLYGGKGANEQ, via the coding sequence ATGAAAAAAGTAACGACGAAAGTGTTAGAAGACATGAAACGTAATGGTGAGCCGATTTCAATGATCACGGCTTACGATTATCCTACTTCTAAATTAGTGGATGAAGCAGGCATTGACGTAATTCTCGTGGGCGATTCCTTAGGCATGGTGGTTTTAGGATACGAGTCTACTATTCCGGTCACCATTAATGACATGCTTCATCATACGAAAGCGGTTTCAAGAGGAAATGATCGGGCGTTGCTCGTCACGGACTTGCCGTTTTTGACCTATCATGGATCGTTTGACAGAACGCTTGACGCTTGTCAAAGACTGATGCAAGAAGGCGGGGCCACCGCCGTGAAATTGGAAGGTGGAGCTGAACATCAAGAGACGATTCGTCGGCTTGTCTCTGCTGGCGTACCTGTGATGGGGCATTTAGGCCTGACGCCTCAGTCCGTGAATCAGTTAGGCGGTTATAAGGTTCAAGGCAAGGACACGCAAACCGCAGCAAAAATGATTGAAGATGCCTTAGCCTTACAAGAAGCAGGCGTGTTCGCACTCGTGTTGGAGTGTGTACCGGCTGACTTAGCGGAAAAACTATCAGCCCAATTGACGATTCCAACGATAGGGATTGGTGCAGGCCTACATTGTGACGGTCAAGTCCTCGTGTTTCACGATATTGTACAGTACCAAAGCAGCGTGAACCCAAAATTTGTTAAACAATACGCACAGGTCGGGAATCAAATCCAAGACGCTGTGTCTGAATATATTCAAGAAGTCAAAACGAGACAGTTTCCCACAAGCGAGCACTCTTTTTCAATTAATAAAGATGTGATCACGCAGTTATATGGTGGAAAAGGAGCAAATGAACAGTGA
- a CDS encoding biotin--[acetyl-CoA-carboxylase] ligase: MNESRRKLVSILQERKGTFVSGEELSHQLEISRTAIWKHIEELRKDGYHIQAVRKQGYQLLQTPTSLTASNLVPYLKTETMGHHLYHYDEVTSTQLVAHEKAREGAPSGTVVLAEHQTQGKGRLNRKWHSPAQSGVWMSVILRLDIPLSSVSQVTLLSSVAVLKGIKNTTGKECQIKWPNDLLLQGKKLAGILTELNAETDRLNYVIVGVGMNVNQSASDFPEELQHIATSLKVDTGEEINRKSLVLNILKEWEVLLDLYMAHGFSPIKTLWETYTSTIGKQITARTREGQVAGIARGINEDGVLLLEDASGMIHRIYSADIETPPCEV, translated from the coding sequence ATGAATGAGAGCCGTAGAAAACTAGTGTCAATTTTACAGGAGCGAAAAGGCACGTTTGTGTCTGGAGAGGAGCTGAGTCATCAGCTAGAGATATCGAGAACAGCCATTTGGAAACATATCGAAGAGCTTCGTAAAGATGGATATCACATTCAAGCTGTAAGAAAGCAAGGCTATCAGCTTTTACAAACGCCAACTTCGCTCACAGCCTCTAACCTTGTGCCTTATCTTAAGACAGAAACAATGGGGCATCACTTGTATCACTATGACGAGGTGACTTCAACGCAACTAGTGGCTCATGAAAAAGCACGTGAAGGCGCCCCTTCAGGAACTGTTGTATTAGCCGAACACCAAACGCAGGGCAAAGGGCGCTTGAACCGTAAATGGCACTCCCCCGCCCAAAGCGGGGTATGGATGAGCGTGATCCTGAGGCTGGATATCCCTCTTTCTTCTGTGTCACAGGTGACGTTACTTTCTTCAGTAGCCGTACTGAAGGGGATTAAAAATACGACAGGTAAGGAATGTCAGATTAAGTGGCCAAACGATCTTCTCCTACAAGGAAAAAAGCTAGCAGGCATATTGACTGAGTTGAACGCAGAGACGGATCGCTTAAACTACGTCATTGTCGGGGTTGGAATGAACGTGAATCAATCCGCGTCTGACTTTCCAGAAGAGCTACAGCATATTGCCACCTCGCTTAAGGTCGATACTGGAGAAGAGATTAACCGTAAGTCTCTGGTACTCAACATACTGAAAGAGTGGGAAGTTTTACTTGATCTTTATATGGCGCATGGTTTCTCTCCTATTAAAACGTTATGGGAGACGTATACGAGTACAATAGGCAAGCAAATCACCGCTCGCACCAGGGAAGGTCAAGTGGCGGGTATCGCTCGTGGCATCAATGAAGACGGTGTTTTATTACTTGAGGATGCGAGTGGGATGATCCATCGAATTTATTCAGCAGATATAGAGACACCACCCTGTGAGGTCTGA
- a CDS encoding CCA tRNA nucleotidyltransferase: MRLKKKRGMFMPSSAPLFNVGGKILQTIKDNGYEAFFVGGCVRDFLLQRKINDIDICTSAPPELVMTLFSRTIPTGLQHGTVTVLLEEEMFEVTTYRTESGYQDHRRPDAVRFVSDLREDLLRRDFTINAMAMDEQYNIMDYFQGQEDLSNCVIRAVGNPLQRFEEDALRILRAVRFSCQLGFDIEEQTLLAMQGTVQGLQYVSFERKVNEWMKCFRSPHVTKGLSYLQDLRVFEDIAPFSTFETGYQQLFHYPLTDLDETERWLLLFRLTPQPKPIILDFLKKSNMDKHTKQILTTEYELACDQPGLQDVNHIPHKALLELGVPAIVRLLKLNQLLELGEWDHRLGDRVKHRHKALPIHRKKDLAIDGHDVVQAINKPAGPWIQCMLEDALEKVLNRVLPNEKDALLDEIKRQLRTEKRDAHE; encoded by the coding sequence TTGCGTTTGAAGAAGAAGAGAGGGATGTTTATGCCAAGCTCTGCACCATTATTTAACGTTGGAGGTAAGATACTCCAAACGATCAAAGACAATGGGTATGAAGCTTTTTTCGTTGGTGGCTGTGTTCGAGATTTTTTACTACAACGTAAGATCAACGACATTGATATATGCACATCCGCCCCTCCGGAATTAGTGATGACCTTGTTTTCACGTACGATTCCTACAGGCTTACAGCATGGTACCGTGACCGTCCTGTTAGAGGAAGAGATGTTCGAAGTGACGACTTATCGGACAGAATCGGGATATCAAGACCACCGCAGACCTGATGCTGTGCGCTTTGTTTCCGATCTACGTGAGGATCTTCTGCGGAGGGATTTTACTATAAACGCTATGGCCATGGATGAGCAATACAACATCATGGATTATTTTCAGGGCCAAGAGGATCTCTCTAACTGTGTTATTCGTGCTGTCGGTAACCCACTTCAACGGTTTGAAGAGGATGCTTTACGCATATTACGAGCGGTCAGATTTAGCTGTCAGCTCGGGTTTGATATAGAAGAGCAAACGTTACTCGCGATGCAGGGGACAGTTCAAGGTTTACAGTATGTCTCCTTTGAGCGTAAGGTCAATGAGTGGATGAAATGCTTCCGCTCGCCCCACGTTACGAAGGGGTTGAGCTATCTACAAGACTTACGTGTATTTGAAGACATCGCACCTTTTTCAACGTTTGAAACGGGCTATCAACAGCTTTTTCACTATCCTCTAACGGATCTTGATGAAACGGAGCGGTGGTTACTGCTCTTTCGGTTAACACCACAACCTAAGCCCATCATTTTGGATTTTCTGAAAAAGAGCAATATGGACAAGCACACCAAGCAGATCTTAACAACGGAATATGAATTGGCCTGTGATCAGCCGGGCTTACAAGATGTGAACCACATACCTCATAAAGCGTTGCTTGAGCTAGGTGTGCCTGCCATTGTCCGTTTGTTAAAATTAAATCAATTACTTGAATTAGGGGAGTGGGACCACCGTCTTGGGGACCGTGTCAAGCATCGGCATAAAGCGCTTCCTATACATAGAAAAAAGGATTTGGCGATTGATGGTCATGACGTTGTACAAGCCATTAATAAACCTGCCGGGCCTTGGATACAGTGCATGTTGGAAGATGCACTAGAAAAAGTGTTAAACAGGGTTTTGCCTAACGAAAAAGATGCTTTACTTGACGAGATTAAACGTCAACTGCGAACAGAAAAGAGGGATGCACATGAATGA
- the bshA gene encoding N-acetyl-alpha-D-glucosaminyl L-malate synthase BshA, with product MKHDQAQQRQLKVGITCYPTLGGSGVIATELGKLLLEHGHEVHFITSSMPFRLGEYHPNLFFHEVDVNHYSVFKYPPYDLTLANRMAQVANREKLDILHVHYAIPHAICAYLAKQMIHHPIKVVTTLHGTDITVLGYDESLKEMIRFGIEQSDAVTAVSGSLVEQTKTLLNIDRHIHKVYNFVDKRVYYKRASKRFRNKYAPHDEKLIVHMSNFRPVKRTLDVVKVFKQIVEQIPSKMVFIGEGPDFPKVMQWVQDNGLQEKVIFLGKQEDASEILSQMDVMLLPSEQESFGLVALEAMACGIPVVASNAGGLPEVVDHGTSGFVHPIGDVEQMASSAMSLLKNPDLYQTFSDECVRRANETFCAKRMLRIYEDLYYQLVAEEESTD from the coding sequence ATGAAGCATGACCAAGCACAGCAACGTCAATTAAAAGTAGGAATCACTTGCTATCCCACTCTTGGGGGATCTGGTGTCATAGCAACGGAACTCGGTAAGTTACTCCTAGAGCATGGGCATGAGGTGCACTTTATAACCTCAAGTATGCCGTTCAGATTAGGGGAGTATCATCCCAACCTCTTTTTTCATGAGGTGGATGTGAATCATTATTCCGTGTTCAAGTATCCACCATACGACCTCACCTTAGCGAACAGAATGGCGCAGGTGGCCAATCGAGAAAAACTGGATATATTACACGTGCATTATGCGATACCGCATGCCATATGCGCTTATTTAGCGAAACAGATGATTCACCATCCGATCAAGGTTGTAACAACTTTACACGGAACAGATATTACGGTGTTGGGCTATGATGAATCGTTGAAGGAAATGATTCGCTTTGGCATAGAACAATCGGATGCCGTGACTGCGGTTTCAGGCAGTCTAGTGGAGCAAACCAAAACGTTATTAAATATAGATAGGCATATCCATAAAGTATATAACTTTGTGGACAAGAGGGTGTACTATAAGCGGGCCTCCAAGCGCTTCAGAAATAAATATGCCCCACACGACGAAAAGCTCATCGTTCATATGTCAAATTTCAGACCCGTAAAAAGAACACTAGATGTTGTCAAGGTGTTCAAACAGATTGTGGAGCAGATTCCGTCAAAAATGGTGTTTATAGGTGAAGGTCCAGACTTCCCAAAAGTCATGCAATGGGTACAAGACAATGGTCTACAGGAAAAGGTCATCTTTCTTGGAAAACAAGAGGATGCCTCAGAGATTCTGTCACAAATGGATGTCATGCTCCTACCTTCAGAGCAGGAAAGCTTTGGGTTAGTCGCATTGGAAGCCATGGCTTGTGGGATCCCAGTTGTGGCCTCAAATGCAGGGGGGCTACCAGAGGTTGTTGACCATGGTACTTCAGGTTTTGTACACCCGATCGGTGATGTTGAACAAATGGCATCGTCAGCTATGTCATTACTGAAAAATCCGGACTTGTACCAAACATTCTCTGACGAATGTGTGAGACGGGCAAACGAAACGTTTTGCGCTAAACGCATGTTACGTATTTATGAAGATTTGTACTACCAATTGGTAGCTGAAGAAGAAAGCACTGATTAA
- the bshB1 gene encoding bacillithiol biosynthesis deacetylase BshB1, translating to MSTLDLLCFGAHPDDVEIGMSGSIAKHTSQGFRVGICDLTLAELSSNGTVTERQHEAQQAAQILGVQERINLKFSDRGLHMNQEDIIGTIAQVIRQYKPTYVYVPYEEDRHPDHGEAARRVKEAVFNAGIRRYQYGDEKDEAHKVKQVFKYIINGTVKPDVLIDISSHVNQKRASLMAYQTQFSPQEGQVETRLNTGFIDVVLGRDQWFGKMKNVAYAEGFMVEEPLLLPSFE from the coding sequence ATGTCTACTTTAGACCTCCTATGTTTTGGTGCGCACCCTGACGATGTTGAAATTGGTATGAGTGGGAGCATTGCGAAACATACAAGCCAAGGGTTTCGTGTGGGTATTTGCGACCTTACATTAGCTGAACTGTCCTCAAATGGAACCGTCACAGAGCGGCAACATGAAGCACAACAAGCCGCACAGATATTGGGCGTCCAAGAGAGAATCAACCTCAAATTTTCGGACCGAGGTTTACATATGAACCAAGAAGATATCATCGGCACGATTGCGCAAGTCATACGACAGTATAAGCCCACTTATGTTTATGTACCGTATGAGGAGGATCGTCACCCCGATCATGGAGAAGCGGCTAGACGCGTAAAAGAGGCCGTTTTTAATGCGGGGATTCGCCGCTACCAATACGGAGATGAGAAGGACGAGGCTCATAAAGTGAAACAAGTTTTTAAATATATCATTAACGGCACGGTTAAGCCGGACGTACTGATAGACATATCTTCTCACGTGAATCAAAAGAGAGCGTCTCTTATGGCTTATCAAACACAGTTCTCACCACAAGAAGGTCAGGTTGAAACCCGTTTAAATACAGGGTTTATTGATGTGGTCCTAGGACGCGATCAATGGTTTGGCAAGATGAAAAATGTGGCCTATGCGGAAGGATTTATGGTCGAAGAACCTCTACTATTACCATCGTTTGAATGA
- the mgsA gene encoding methylglyoxal synthase, with the protein MNIALIAHDKKKEDMIQFTIAYEPILNDHQLFATGTTGKRIMENTDLDVNRLMSGPLGGDQQIGSLIAENKMDVVLFFRDPLTAQPHEPDIIALLRLCDVYGVPLATNMATAEVLVKSLEQGDIDFRRVVNRSE; encoded by the coding sequence ATGAATATTGCTTTAATCGCACATGATAAGAAAAAAGAGGACATGATTCAGTTTACGATTGCGTATGAGCCCATTCTTAACGACCATCAGCTGTTTGCGACAGGAACGACGGGTAAAAGGATCATGGAAAACACAGACTTAGATGTCAACCGGTTAATGTCTGGCCCTCTAGGGGGAGATCAGCAAATTGGTTCCCTGATTGCTGAAAATAAGATGGATGTGGTGCTCTTTTTCCGTGATCCGTTAACGGCCCAGCCTCATGAACCTGACATTATAGCATTACTGCGTTTGTGTGATGTTTATGGGGTCCCTCTAGCCACCAATATGGCCACTGCTGAGGTATTAGTCAAATCTCTAGAGCAGGGGGACATCGATTTTAGACGTGTGGTGAATCGCTCAGAGTAA
- the dapB gene encoding 4-hydroxy-tetrahydrodipicolinate reductase, whose amino-acid sequence MSIKVVVAGAKGKMGSEAVKMIHQDENLAFVAGVDSKLSGGDVGETIGIGPIGAPFYHDLEQALSENEVDVLVDLTTPAVVKEHMITAIQLGVRPVVGTTGLSPEDIEELDKLSKERNVGAIIAPNFAIGAILMMKFAQQAAKYMSDVEIIEMHHDQKLDAPSGTAIKTAELIGEVREEHKQGHPEEKEELDGARGAFYQGFPIHSVRLPGLVAHQQVMFGGEGQSLTIRHDSINRTSFMPGVQLAINKVMTLHGLVYGLDKIMD is encoded by the coding sequence ATGTCCATTAAAGTAGTCGTAGCAGGCGCAAAAGGAAAAATGGGATCTGAAGCTGTCAAGATGATTCACCAAGACGAGAACCTAGCATTTGTGGCTGGGGTGGATTCTAAATTATCAGGCGGTGACGTTGGAGAAACGATTGGTATTGGCCCAATCGGTGCGCCATTTTATCATGATTTGGAGCAGGCACTGTCTGAGAATGAGGTAGACGTACTCGTTGATCTTACGACGCCGGCCGTTGTGAAAGAGCATATGATCACTGCGATCCAACTCGGTGTTCGCCCTGTGGTGGGGACCACAGGGTTGTCTCCCGAGGATATTGAAGAGCTGGACAAGCTTAGTAAGGAGCGAAACGTTGGGGCCATTATCGCACCTAACTTTGCCATCGGCGCCATTTTGATGATGAAATTTGCCCAACAAGCGGCTAAGTACATGTCAGACGTTGAAATTATTGAAATGCATCATGACCAAAAGCTGGACGCCCCTTCGGGAACAGCGATAAAAACAGCAGAATTAATCGGTGAAGTAAGAGAGGAACACAAACAGGGTCACCCAGAGGAAAAAGAAGAACTGGACGGAGCACGCGGCGCGTTCTATCAAGGATTTCCCATACATAGTGTCCGTCTTCCTGGCCTCGTCGCTCACCAGCAAGTCATGTTCGGTGGAGAGGGACAGAGCCTAACCATTCGCCATGATTCTATAAATCGTACCTCCTTCATGCCGGGTGTCCAATTAGCCATCAACAAAGTGATGACATTACATGGCCTTGTCTATGGATTAGATAAAATTATGGATTAA
- a CDS encoding tetratricopeptide repeat protein yields the protein MGIENKYVHEAYTAIFQQDYKRAIECFQRAIHCNPKNHSLYYKLSITYARNQQVDQAIDAINKAIKLFDTCETYQLQYINLHIQKHVQVAKEKLAQGTVSERDLTDLYNILDMDPANLDLRWGIASIHMFLNQVDQAERQIKKLLELDPKYPKAKEYFINRSENNNNVH from the coding sequence ATGGGAATTGAGAATAAGTATGTACATGAGGCATACACGGCTATTTTTCAGCAAGATTATAAGCGTGCGATTGAATGTTTTCAAAGGGCCATCCATTGTAATCCAAAAAATCATTCGTTATATTATAAATTATCGATCACTTATGCTCGTAATCAGCAAGTAGACCAAGCGATTGATGCGATTAACAAAGCGATTAAATTGTTTGATACATGCGAAACGTATCAGTTACAATATATCAATCTGCACATTCAGAAGCATGTGCAAGTAGCAAAAGAAAAATTAGCTCAGGGGACTGTGTCAGAAAGAGATTTGACCGATTTATACAATATTCTAGATATGGACCCTGCTAACCTCGATTTACGTTGGGGCATTGCTTCGATACACATGTTTTTGAATCAAGTGGACCAAGCAGAGAGACAAATAAAGAAACTTCTTGAATTAGACCCTAAATACCCGAAAGCAAAAGAATACTTTATTAATAGGAGTGAAAATAATAACAATGTCCATTAA
- a CDS encoding YitT family protein, whose amino-acid sequence MKIKFKNVLMIILGSAIFAFGINYFNIANRLVDGGFTGITLVLKYLFHFDPAITNFVLNVPLLLIGWKVLGRNVFIYTIIGIVAVSVFLWVFRDLQLFLGEDLLLAALYAGVSGGIGLGLVFRYGGTTGGVDIIARLALKYFGWSIGKTMFAFDVTVITVSLIYLDHKLAMYTIIAVFVGARVIDFMLEGAYAAKAIMIVSDAAPEISAKITKEMDRGATLLKGRGGYTGNDREVLYCVVSRGELMRLKNLVGSVDPYAFVAVSDVHDVLGEGFTHDEQKRPLREE is encoded by the coding sequence ATGAAAATCAAATTTAAAAATGTGCTTATGATTATCCTTGGAAGTGCGATATTCGCCTTCGGTATCAATTATTTTAACATTGCAAACCGTTTAGTTGATGGCGGCTTTACGGGTATCACCTTGGTATTAAAATACTTATTTCATTTTGATCCGGCCATCACCAACTTTGTTTTAAACGTCCCGTTGTTATTAATCGGGTGGAAAGTGCTCGGCCGGAACGTCTTTATCTATACCATCATTGGGATCGTTGCCGTTTCTGTCTTCTTGTGGGTCTTCAGGGACTTACAGTTATTCTTAGGGGAAGACCTACTCTTAGCGGCGCTGTACGCTGGTGTATCTGGCGGTATCGGTCTGGGGCTCGTCTTTCGCTACGGGGGCACTACGGGTGGGGTTGACATCATCGCCCGTCTTGCCCTAAAGTACTTCGGATGGAGTATCGGAAAGACAATGTTCGCCTTTGATGTGACCGTTATAACCGTTTCTCTTATCTATCTCGACCATAAGCTAGCGATGTATACCATCATTGCTGTATTTGTCGGTGCACGTGTCATCGACTTTATGTTGGAGGGCGCCTACGCCGCTAAAGCGATCATGATTGTATCAGATGCTGCACCAGAGATTTCAGCCAAGATTACCAAGGAAATGGATCGTGGCGCAACGTTATTAAAAGGCCGTGGAGGTTACACAGGAAACGACCGAGAGGTGTTATATTGCGTGGTTAGCCGTGGTGAATTGATGCGCTTAAAAAACTTAGTGGGGAGCGTCGACCCTTACGCGTTCGTTGCTGTTAGTGATGTCCATGACGTTCTCGGTGAAGGTTTTACACATGATGAACAGAAGAGACCTTTACGTGAAGAATGA
- a CDS encoding zinc metallopeptidase: MIFLLTLVPAILFAVYAQYKVRSAYKKYSQISSSSGMTGAEVARRILDTNGLQHIGVEEVKGQLTDHYDPSGKVVRLSSEIYRGTSLAGTAVAAHEVGHAIQDKEAYAFLRFRHALVPVANFGSKAAFPLILAGIFLGYGGGFFSQLLLVGIVLYTAAVLFQVITLPVEFNASSRAMDLVVSQGFIRNEEERSTRKVLDAAALTYVAAAAAAVLELVRLVFIYMQQND, from the coding sequence ATGATATTTCTACTCACATTGGTGCCGGCAATCCTGTTTGCGGTGTACGCACAGTACAAAGTGCGTTCAGCTTACAAAAAATACTCCCAAATCTCTTCATCCTCTGGTATGACTGGGGCAGAAGTGGCTAGAAGAATATTAGATACCAATGGCTTGCAACATATTGGCGTAGAAGAAGTCAAGGGTCAGTTGACAGACCATTACGATCCCTCTGGCAAAGTTGTTCGACTATCCTCGGAAATTTATCGCGGGACGAGTCTAGCAGGAACAGCAGTTGCAGCGCACGAGGTAGGCCATGCGATTCAAGATAAGGAAGCGTATGCCTTCTTACGCTTTAGACACGCCTTAGTTCCTGTCGCCAATTTCGGATCAAAGGCAGCCTTCCCGTTAATCTTAGCTGGAATCTTCCTCGGGTACGGTGGAGGATTTTTCAGCCAACTTCTTCTCGTAGGCATTGTATTGTATACAGCGGCTGTACTATTCCAGGTGATCACGTTACCTGTTGAATTCAATGCAAGTTCTCGAGCGATGGATTTAGTTGTATCACAAGGCTTTATTCGTAACGAGGAAGAGAGATCGACTCGAAAAGTATTGGACGCAGCAGCGCTTACGTACGTTGCAGCAGCAGCAGCGGCCGTTCTAGAACTTGTGCGACTCGTCTTTATATACATGCAACAAAACGATTAA
- a CDS encoding sporulation protein YpjB, producing MKAFFNQTIGCGFLVMLILIMTPSTDVFTPFETASVRANEITNDTNNMRHLSAESPEGAQLAEEWQQLNTYIKEAQALAEKKEYGAAKQVLEQLERAFINIDMGQYVNRVEQVDILTNTIIQAKQALTRLEPRTEEINQNLLRLRLTFDAVSHQKQPLWLSFYPMVVQTIEELKDALAQDNRDTFYQKVNTLATQFEIVRPALVISHDVGVVEQLDSEVTFLTSDRSERWQNKDHTLSFLEGMMSHVKEAFFQNKEGGLESLVLVLLLIGSVICSVLSYVAWRKYKGEMEEKKTFQSDGSHDKY from the coding sequence ATGAAAGCTTTTTTCAATCAAACCATCGGTTGTGGGTTTTTGGTTATGCTCATCTTGATCATGACGCCTTCAACCGACGTTTTCACGCCATTTGAAACAGCATCAGTGCGAGCAAATGAAATCACCAATGATACGAATAACATGCGTCACCTGTCAGCTGAATCCCCAGAAGGCGCTCAATTAGCCGAAGAATGGCAACAACTTAATACATATATTAAAGAGGCGCAAGCACTCGCAGAAAAGAAAGAGTATGGAGCAGCGAAACAAGTATTGGAGCAGCTTGAGCGCGCCTTTATTAACATTGATATGGGCCAATATGTGAATAGAGTGGAACAGGTTGATATCCTCACTAATACCATCATCCAAGCGAAACAAGCCTTAACGAGACTTGAGCCACGCACGGAAGAAATTAATCAGAACTTATTAAGATTGCGTTTAACGTTTGATGCCGTTTCTCACCAGAAGCAACCTCTGTGGCTTTCTTTTTATCCCATGGTCGTGCAAACAATTGAAGAGTTGAAGGACGCATTAGCCCAAGATAACAGAGACACCTTTTATCAGAAAGTGAATACCTTAGCCACCCAGTTTGAAATCGTTCGTCCTGCTTTGGTCATTAGCCATGATGTCGGTGTTGTAGAACAACTCGATTCTGAGGTGACGTTTCTCACGAGTGACAGATCAGAACGGTGGCAAAATAAAGATCATACACTTTCTTTCTTAGAGGGGATGATGAGTCATGTAAAAGAGGCTTTCTTTCAAAACAAAGAAGGTGGACTTGAATCATTAGTGCTTGTATTGTTGCTTATTGGATCTGTTATTTGCTCTGTTTTAAGTTACGTTGCCTGGAGAAAATATAAAGGTGAAATGGAAGAGAAAAAGACTTTCCAAAGTGATGGGAGTCATGATAAATATTGA
- a CDS encoding DUF1405 domain-containing protein yields the protein MSIWQWFIRWLGQRGTLWLLFVVNLFGTIYGYYWYKNQLLQTDLHLLPFVPDSPTASLFFTLVLLAFLLKKRWPLLEALATVTLVKYGIWATVMIVWGAALGAPMYWQHYMLIFSHIGMAIQAVLYTPYFRFKFKHLVWTGAWTLLNDLVDYSLGTFPTVNERLHVYLPTIAFFTVSLSLCSLYLAYRFVVHKRVKRLDLDF from the coding sequence ATGTCCATATGGCAATGGTTCATAAGGTGGTTAGGCCAAAGAGGGACACTATGGCTATTATTTGTCGTTAACCTCTTTGGCACAATATACGGATATTACTGGTATAAAAATCAGCTCTTACAGACTGATCTGCACCTACTCCCTTTTGTACCTGATAGTCCCACTGCAAGTCTATTTTTTACATTAGTCTTACTGGCTTTTCTTTTAAAAAAACGGTGGCCTTTGCTAGAAGCACTTGCGACTGTCACATTAGTGAAATATGGTATATGGGCCACGGTCATGATTGTGTGGGGAGCAGCATTAGGGGCACCGATGTATTGGCAACACTACATGCTCATTTTTTCTCATATAGGAATGGCCATCCAAGCTGTTCTGTATACACCTTACTTTAGATTCAAATTTAAGCACCTTGTCTGGACGGGTGCGTGGACTTTACTTAATGATCTCGTCGATTACTCGCTGGGGACATTCCCAACCGTTAATGAGCGCTTACACGTGTATTTACCGACCATTGCCTTCTTTACGGTTTCCTTGAGCTTGTGTAGTTTATACTTAGCGTATAGGTTCGTGGTACACAAAAGGGTTAAACGACTAGACTTAGATTTCTAG